A single genomic interval of Rhododendron vialii isolate Sample 1 chromosome 3a, ASM3025357v1 harbors:
- the LOC131320114 gene encoding probable pectinesterase 53, with amino-acid sequence MSCFRHIFYIILTLTLLQNVTLSLCHTKGIRPKKSSSGIQLPTNMTEVQFSEKQFLKWVDFVGSLNHSLFKTAKNKLVASYTITVDRNPATGDFTTIQDAIDSLPSVNLVRIVIRIHAGVYTEKVNIPTLKAFITLEGAGAEKTIIQWGDTAQTLGPKGQPMGTFGSATFAVDSPYFIAKNITFKNTTPVPAPGAIGKQAVAFRMSADTAAFVGCRFLGAQDTLYDHTGRHYYKDCYIEGSVDFIFGNGLSLFEGCHVHAIAQLTGAVTAQGRGSILEDTGFSFVNCKVTGSGALYLGRAWGPFSRVVFAFTYMDNIIMPKGWYNWGDPSREMTVFYGQYKCTGAGAGFAGRVSWSRELTDEEAKPFISLGFIDGSEWIKL; translated from the exons ATGTCTTGTTTTAGACACATTTTCTATATTattctcactctcactctcctCCAAAATGTAACCCTTTCCCTATGCCACACCAAGGGAATAAGACCCAAGAAATCTTCATCAGGAATTCAGCTCCCAACAAACATGACCGAAGTCCAATTCTCAGAAAAGCAATTCCTGAAATGGGTTGATTTCGTTGGGAGCCTAAACCACTCCCTCTTCAAAACTGCAAAGAACAAGCTCGTGGCTTCTTACACAATCACCGTCGATAGAAATCCGGCCACCGGAGATTTCACTACGATTCaagatgccattgattctctcCCTTCTGTTAATCTGGTGAGAATTGTGATCAGGATTCATGCAGGAGTTTACAC GGAGAAGGTTAATATCCCTACATTAAAAGCATTTATAACCCTAGAAGGAGCAGGGGCAGAGAAGACAATTATTCAGTGGGGAGACACAGCTCAAACACTTGGCCCAAAGGGGCAGCCCATGGGGACCTTTGGTTCTGCAACTTTTGCCGTGGATTCTCCATATTTCATTGCCAAGAACATCACATTCAAG AACACCACACCAGTGCCAGCACCAGGGGCAATAGGGAAACAAGCAGTGGCATTTAGGATGTCAGCAGATACAGCAGCCTTTGTAGGGTGCAGATTCCTTGGGGCACAGGACACACTCTATGATCATACGGGTAGGCATTACTACAAGGATTGCTACATTGAAGGCTCTGTGGACTTCATCTTTGGCAATGGCCTCTCTCTTTTTGAG gGGTGTCACGTGCATGCAATAGCACAGTTAACAGGGGCTGTAACAGCACAAGGCAGAGGGAGCATATTGGAAGACACAGGGTTCTCGTTTGTTAACTGTAAGGTCACGGGCTCCGGAGCTCTCTACCTTGGTAGAGCATGGGGTCCCTTCTCTAGGGTTGTCTTTGCCTTTACTTATATGGACAACATTATCATGCCTAAAGGCTGGTATAACTGGGGCGACCCTAGTCGCGAAAT GACTGTTTTCTATGGGCAATACAAGTGCACAGGAGCAGGGGCAGGTTTTGCAGGGAGAGTGTCATGGTCAAGAGAACTCACTGATGAGGAAGCTAAGCCTTTTATTTCACTTGGCTTCATTGATGGCTCTGAATGGATcaagttataa
- the LOC131320117 gene encoding hexokinase-1-like: MGKVAVCVGAVCATAVCVAAALVMRHHMRSSGRWAKAAAIVRELEDKCGTPIGKLRQVADAMAVEMHAGLASEGGSKLKMIISYVDNLPTGDEKGWFYALDLGGTNFRVLRVQLGGKENRVGKQEFEEVSIPPHLMVGTSDALFDFIAEALKKFVDTEDEDFHMPPGRERELGFTFSFPIKQSSIASGTLMKWTKGFYIEDAVGEDVVGELTKALERVGLDMHVTALVNDTIGTLAGGRYYDPDVIAAVILGTGTNAAYVERAHAIPKWHGLLPKSGEMAINMEWGNFRSSHLPLTEYDQAMDSESLNPGEQIFEKIISGMYLGEVVRRVLCRMAEEASFFGDTVPPKLKIPFMLKTPVMSAMHHDTSSDLRVVGSKLRDVFEISNTSLKTRKAIVEVCNIVAVRGARLSAAGILGILKKLGRDTLKEGENQSVIALDGGLFEHYMLFRNSMESTLKELLGEASETIAIQHSNDGSGIGAALLAASHSQYLELEES, from the exons aTGGGGAAGGTGGCGGTGTGCGTGGGGGCGGTATGCGCGACGGCGGTGTGCGTGGCGGCGGCGCTGGTGATGCGCCACCACATGCGGAGCTCGGGGCGGTGGGCGAAGGCGGCGGCGATAGTGAGGGAGTTGGAGGACAAGTGTGGGACCCCAATTGGGAAGCTGAGGCAGGTGGCCGACGCCATGGCCGTCGAGATGCACGCCGGACTCGCCTCGGAAGGCGGCAGCAAGCTCAAGATGATCATCAGCTACGTCGACAATCTTCCCACCGG AGATGAGAAAGGTTGGTTTTATGCATTGGACCTTGGTGGCACAAACTTCCGTGTCCTTCGTGTACAATTGGGTGGGAAAGAAAACCGTGTGGGTAAACAAGAGTTTGAAGAAGTTTCTATTCCTCCGCATTTGATGGTTGGAACTTCTGAT GCATTATTTGATTTTATTGCTGAAGCACTCAAGAAATTTGTTGATACGGAAGATGAAGATTTTCATATGCCACCTGGTAGAGAGAGGGAGCTAGGTTTTACCTTTTCATTCCCAATCAAGCAGTCATCAATTGCATCGGGGACTCTTATGAAATGGACCAAAGGCTTTTATATAGAAGATGCG GTTGGAGAAGATGTTGTTGGAGAGTTGACAAAAGCCCTGGAAAGAGTTGGCCTTGATATGCATGTAACTGCTTTG GTCAATGATACCATTGGAACATTGGCAGGAGGCAGATACTATGACCCAGATGTAATTGCTGCTGTGATTTTGGGTACTGGAACCAATGCAGCATATGTAGAGCGCGCCCATGCGATTCCCAAGTGGCATGGTCTACTACCTAAATCAGGAGAGATG GCTATCAACATGGAGTGGGGTAACTTCAGGTCGTCACATCTTCCATTAACGGAATATGATCAAGCCATGGATTCTGAGAGCTTGAACCCTGGAGAACAG ATTTTTGAGAAGATTATTTCTGGCATGTACTTGGGAGAAGTTGTGCGTAGAGTTCTCTGCAGGATGGCTGAAGAAGCTTCCTTTTTTGGTGATACCGTACCCCCAAAATTGAAAATTCCATTTATGTTAAA GACCCCGGTTATGTCTGCAATGCATCATGACACATCTTCTGATCTCAGAGTGGTAGGGAGCAAGTTAAGGGATGTTTTTGAG ATATCTAATACTTCACTGAAAACGAGAAAAGCAATAGTAGAGGTCTGCAACATAGTCGCCGTTCGTGGAGCCCGCCTATCTGCAGCTGGGATTCTGGGCATCCTCAAGAAACTGGGGAGAGACACATTGAAAGAGGGGGAGAATCAGTCAGTGATAGCATTAGATGGTGGACTTTTCGAGCACTATATGTTATTCAGAAATTCTATGGAGAGCACTCTCAAGGAGTTGCTGGGGGAGGCATCGGAAACCATTGCGATACAGCATTCCAATGATGGCTCCGGCATCGGAGCCGCCCTCCTAGCCGCTTCACACTCCCAATACCTCGAGCTAGAAGAATCTTGA
- the LOC131320120 gene encoding senescence/dehydration-associated protein At4g35985, chloroplastic-like, whose protein sequence is MMSCCSSRPRTLSPTKVSSPEQPNQENTSPRDVKHEILLRIPGCKVHLMEEGEAVELANGDFSLFRVSDENVVLATTVKVGDELQWPLTNDEPVVKLDALHYLFSLPMTDGEEPLSYGVSFPDGGGSLGSLDSFLKEHSCFSCSPESNRNRGVNWKEYAPAVGDYNNFLAKAIAGGTGQIVRGIFKCSNSYTNQVQKGGEMILTQAAEEKNSASARETKTNKAGGSTKKSGLNKSLKRVRQLSRMTEKMSKVMLDGVGIVAGSVMGPVVRSKPGKAFLAMVPGEVLLASLDAVNKVLDAAEVAEKQALSATSAATTRMVSQRFGENAGEATGHALATAGHCAGTAWNVLKIRKAINPASTVSSGVLNSTRKSKNSS, encoded by the exons atgatgagctGTTGTAGTAGTAGGCCTAGAACTCTGTCTCCGACCAAAGTCTCCTCACCAGAACAACCAAATCAAGAAAACACATCACCCAGAGATGTGAAACACGAAATTCTTTTACGAATTCCCGGATGCAAAGTTCATCTGATGGAGGAAGGGGAGGCAGTAGAACTCGCCAATGGCGACTTCTCTCTCTTCCGCGTATCAGACGAAAACGTTGTACTTGCAACCACGGTCAAAGTTGGCGATGAACTCCAATGGCCTTTGACAAATGATGAGCCAGTGGTGAAACTTGATGCTTTGCACTACCTTTTCTCTCTGCCCATGACAGATGGTGAAGAGCCTTTGAGCTATGGGGTGAGTTTTCCTGACGGTGGTGGGAGTTTGGGCTCGTTGGATTCATTCTTGAAAGAGCATTCTTGCTTTTCCTGTTCACCGGAGTCGAATCGAAATAGGGGTGTGAATTGGAAGGAGTATGCTCCTGCCGTTGGGGATTACAATAATTTCTTGGCAAAGGCAATTGCTGGAGGGACTGGTCAGATTGTCAGGGGGATCTTCAAATGCAGCAATTCTTACACCAACCAG gtGCAAAAGGGAGGGGAAATGATTCTAACTCAAGCTGCAGAGGAGAAAAACAGTGCCTCAGCAAGAGAAACTAAGACCAACAAAGCTGGTGGCTCCACAAAGAAAAGCGGATTAAATAAAAGCCTAAAACG TGTCAGACAGCTGTCGAGGATGACAGAGAAGATGAGCAAAGTAATGCTTGATGGAGTTGGGATTGTGGCCGGTTCAGTGATGGGTCCGGTGGTTCGATCCAAACCTGGGAAGGCATTCCTAGCCATGGTTCCAGGAGAGGTCCTCTTGGCTTCGCTGGATGCTGTCA ACAAAGTCTTGGATGCAGCTGAAGTTGCTGAGAAACAAGCCCTTTCTGCCACCTCTGCTGCCACAACCAGAATGGTTAGCCAAAG GTTTGGAGAGAATGCAGGGGAGGCAACAGGACATGCGCTTGCAACAGCAGGGCACTGTGCTGGCACAGCTTGGAATGTGTTGAAGATTAGGAAAGCCATCAATCCGGCATCAACTGTTTCTTCAGGAGTCCTAAACAGTACAAGAAAAAGCAAGAATTCTTCTTGA
- the LOC131320118 gene encoding uncharacterized protein LOC131320118 gives MSFRGFSVGCFHKTLENSYFLKPTSSPFDFHHVALAKPGHFSSGFRLKNGFWNHSLSRGRSFSSSYTQKVSEDGDTAVKMGKTLPWLASQRTKDTKRVEKVTNLKASRSSWEESAEKFLKSGTSNVENGGSTLVDRRGYKDGAQQVVEEEEGENEVLDDPRWDKIKNRYNRFVDAKPRFERPEFRQTGDRQETWGRKTWKEATESTVPRMVGEGIYGVGPVLAALSAGRREFYALYVQEGLDLSGNNRKKKDKKGFERVLRIAEKIALSKKEVSKHDLNMVVDSRPHQGLVLDASPLDMVGIKELDPVPMGQEKAPLWVALDEVTDPQNLGAIIRSSYFFGVSGVVLCAKNSAPLSGVVSKASAGSLELMELRSCKNMMQFLVSSAENGWRVIGGSVSSRAIPLNEVEPNAPTILVLGSEGTGLRPLVERSCTQLVRIPGNFPLDISAGHEDGESAGTTRGYSSEEFQSFLAVESLNVSVAAGVLLHHLIGSNSKDDQIGNGKADLLE, from the coding sequence ATGAGCTTTAGAGGCTTCTCTGTTGGCTGCTTtcataaaaccctagaaaactcCTATTTTCTGAAACCCACAAGTTCGCCATTCGACTTTCACCATGTAGCCCTAGCAAAACCTGGACACTTTTCGAGTGGGTTTCGCCTAAAAAATGGTTTTTGGAATCACTCTTTGAGTAGAGGTCGTAGTTTTTCGAGCTCATATACACAGAAAGTTTCTGAAGATGGTGATACTGCAGTCAAGATGGGGAAAACCTTGCCTTGGTTAGCATCACAGAGGACCAAGGACACTAAAAGGGTAGAGAAAGTAACAAATTTGAAAGCTAGCCGGTCTTCTTGGGAGGAATCAGCAGAGAAGTTTTTAAAAAGTGGTACATCTAATGTGGAAAATGGGGGTAGTACTTTAGTTGATAGACGGGGCTACAAGGACGGGGCCCAGCAAGttgtggaagaagaagagggagaaaatGAGGTTCTCGATGATCCGAGATGGGACAAGATTAAGAATAGATATAACAGGTTTGTTGATGCGAAACCCAGATTTGAAAGACCGGAGTTTCGCCAGACGGGGGATAGGCAGGAAACTTGGGGTAGAAAGACGTGGAAAGAGGCTACTGAATCGACAGTGCCCAGGATGGTTGGTGAGGGGATTTACGGTGTGGGACCCGTTTTGGCTGCATTGTCGGCTGGTAGAAGAGAGTTCTATGCTCTGTATGTACAGGAGGGGCTTGATTTGAGTGGCAATAACAGGAAGAAGAAGGACAAGAAAGGGTTTGAGCGTGTTTTGAGGATAGCTGAAAAGATTGCCTTAAGCAAAAAAGAAGTTTCAAAGCATGACCTGAATATGGTAGTTGATAGTCGCCCACATCAGGGCCTAGTCCTAGATGCTTCTCCACTGGACATGGTAGGGATCAAGGAATTGGACCCGGTTCCAATGGGGCAAGAGAAGGCTCCTCTTTGGGTTGCCTTGGATGAGGTAACGGATCCCCAAAATTTAGGAGCAATTATTAGATCATCCTACTTTTTTGGAGTTTCAGGGGTGGTGTTGTGTGCGAAGAATTCTGCACCACTAAGTGGTGTTGTAAGCAAAGCGAGTGCAGGCTCATTGGAATTAATGGAGCTTAGGTCTTGCAAGAATATGATGCAGTTCCTAGTATCATCAGCTGAAAATGGTTGGCGGGTTATTGGAGGTTCAGTTTCTTCAAGAGCCATTCCTCTGAATGAGGTTGAGCCCAATGCACCCACAATTCTTGTATTAGGGAGTGAGGGCACTGGGTTGAGGCCATTGGTAGAGAGATCATGTACTCAGTTGGTTAGGATACCTGGAAATTTTCCATTGGATATAAGTGCAGGACATGAAGATGGGGAAAGTGCAGGTACTACTCGTGGGTACTCAAGTGAAGAGTTCCAGTCCTTTCTGGCGGTGGAGAGCTTGAATGTCAGTGTTGCAGCAGGTGTGCTTCTTCATCATTTGATTGGTAGCAATTCTAAAGATGACCAAATAGGAAATGGGAAAGCTGATTTACTGGAATGA
- the LOC131320119 gene encoding uncharacterized protein LOC131320119: MSPFDSLDAFLIYSSGVFCSPLAIFIQIQGYLICLTLAVGWAFAAYVRSREIRQMKDSMKGGNSFAFLSHDINDLEHSNQVNLPRVTVVMPLKGFGEHNLHNWRTQITSLYGGPLEFHFVVESTDDPAYHALNRLLADFKDDVDAKIFVAGLSTTCSQKIHNQLIGVERMHKDSKYVLFLDDDVRLHPGSIGALTAEMEKNPEIFIQTGYPLDLPSGSLGSYCIYEYHMPCSMGFATGGKTFFLWGGCMMMHADDFRNNRHGVVSDLRDGGYSDDMTLAAIAGAHKRLITSPPVAVFPHPLASDLSFSRYWNYLRKQTFVLESYATKVNWIMNRALFSSHCYLSWGFVAPYLMAVFHLAAALRIYSLGHSVGDTAHTSRGLTLAGCLAICTFIELLSMWNLTRIEVQLCNMLSPEALPLSLASYNWCLVFIAMLVDNFLYPISAFRSHFCQSINWSGIRYHLKDGKISKIDRSKDKGPKYTDLGGKRLYGKRGVHPNSSIFGSWSTNLTQWRQPRKFDV; the protein is encoded by the exons ATGTCGCCATTTGACTCTCTGGATGCGTTTCTTATCTATTCTAGCGGAGTTTTTTGTAGTCCTCTCGCTATATTTATTCAGATCCAG GGATATCTAATTTGCTTAACTCTCGCTGTTGGATGGGCTTTTGCTGCTTATGTCAG GAGTAGAGAGATTAGACAGATGAAAGATAGCATGAAAGGCGGCAATAGCTTTGCATTTCTTAGTCACGATATTAATGACCTCGAGCACTCTAATCAGGTTAACCTGCCAAGAGTGACTGTTGTAATGCCGTTAAAAGGCTTCGGGGAGCACAATTTACATAACTGGAGAACTCAG ATCACGTCCTTATATGGTGgtcctttggaatttcattttGTGGTGGAAAGTACGGATGATCCTGCTTACCATGCTCTAAATCGGTTACTAGCAGATTTTAAG GATGACGTTGATGCAAAGATTTTTGTAGCTGGGTTGTCAACAACTTGTagtcaaaaaattcacaatcagTTG ATTGGGGTGGAGAGAATGCATAAAGACAGCAAGTATGTGTTGTTTCTTGACGATGATGTTAGGCTGCATCCTGGGTCAATTGGAGCCCTCACAGCCGAGATGGAAAAAAATCCTGAG ATTTTTATTCAAACAGGATACCCTCTTGATTTACCTTCTGGAAGTTTGGGAAGTTACTGCATCTATGAATACCATATG CCTTGTTCGATGGGGTTTGCTACTGGTGGCAAAACATTTTTCCTGTGGGGAGGGTGCATGATG aTGCATGCAGATGATTTTAGAAATAACCGTCATGGGGTGGTTTCGGATCTTCGAGATGGGGGATATTCTGATGACATGACTCTTGCAGCCATAGCAG GGGCTCATAAGAGGCTAATTACATCACCACCAGTTGCTGTTTTTCCTCACCCGCTGGCAAGTGATCTTAGTTTCTCAAG GTACTGGAACTACTTGAGGAAGCAAACATTTGTTCTGGAATCATACGCGACAAAGGTTAACTGGATAATGAACCGTGCATTATTTTCTTCCCACTGCTACCTATCATGGGGATTTGTGGCGCCATATCTTATGGCTGTCTTTCATCTCGCGGCAGCActaagaatttattctctaggGCATTCAGTCGGGGATACTGCCCATACTTCTCGTG GCTTGACACTTGCAGGCTGCCTAGCTATATGCACTTTTATAGAACTTCTCTCTATGTGGAACTTGACCAGAATAGAAGTTCAACTATGCAACATGTTATCTCCTGAGGCGCTTCCGCTGTCCCTTGCCTCTTACAACTGGTGCCTT GTATTTATTGCGATGCTGGTTGATAATTTCTTGTACCCTATCTCCGCTTTTCGTTCACATTTTTGTCAGTCCATCAATTGGTCTGGCATTCGATACCACTTGAAGGATGGGAAGATAAGTAAG ATTGACAGAAGCAAGGATAAGGGACCGAAATATACGGATTTGGGTGGGAAACGTTTATATGGAAAGAGAGGAGTTCATCCCAACTCGTCCATCTTTGGCTCTTGGTCAACAAATCTGACCCAGTGGCGCCAGCCCAGGAAATTTGATGTCTAG